From a single Myxocyprinus asiaticus isolate MX2 ecotype Aquarium Trade chromosome 33, UBuf_Myxa_2, whole genome shotgun sequence genomic region:
- the si:ch73-61d6.3 gene encoding occludin yields MFEKQPYDSPPMYTPPTNGFGPPGSFQDPRSEFDSYPPPPGSYYVGKEVPQHFYKWFSPPGIVKIMVGTVIVLCLGIFACVASTLVWDMQYGLGYGSGYGSSYPGYGYGSGSYGYGGYGGYGSGYGYGSYYNSYPTPYSAKTSMIAIAGINFVISLGFFIASFSKSSTFRSRKFYLAVLIVSSVMAVIQGIINIVYIVGVNPMAQSSSSAYYNPMIMMCQNLYGSSVTGSGAGFPYNQYLYHYCYVDPQEAVAMVCGFMVVVALVVAAFFSYKTRSTIWHYGKPNIYWDQPLMAGTEGRDVEDWVNHVQDGQSVQEASMVFSEKMAPVLASAPSVGSLPLKTGSVFSSETCNINSYPNRPFNRPSHSTSPSGEVSSSPSDQTDTVRKPSAHRGKRSRRNPELDESQYETEYTTGGETTYDFDEDLWTRLYPKITSDAQRHEYKKEFDSDLRAYKELCAEMDDISDQLNKLSRELDTLDEGTSKYHAVAEEYNRLKDLKRMPDYQNKKLQCRKLRHKLFHIKGMVKSYDRSQL; encoded by the exons ATGTTTGAGAAACAGCCCTACGATAGTCCCCCTATGTACACCCCTCCAACCAATGGCTTTGGACCACCCGGGAGCTTCCAAGACCCAAGGAGTGAGTTTGATTCCTACCCTCCGCCTCCAGGATCATACTACGTGGGCAAGGAGGTACCACAGCATTTCTACAAGTGGTTCTCCCCACCAGGAATCGTGAAGATTATGGTAGGGACAGTTATAGTTCTCTGTCTCGGAATCTTTGCTTGCGTGGCCTCGACTCTGGTTTGGGACATGCAATACGGATTAGGTTATGGAAGTGGATATGGTTCCAGCTATCCTGGGTATGGATATGGAAGTGGTAGTTATGGATACGGAGGCTATGGTGGTTATGGAAGTGGCTATGGATATGGAAGCTACTACAATTCTTACCCAACTCCTTACTCAGCAAAGACAAGCATGATCGCCATTGCAGGCATAAACTTTGTCATCTCTTTGGGTTTCTTCATTGCCAGCTTCTCCAAATCAAGCACGTTCCGCAGTAGAAAGTTCTACCTGGCGGTGCTCATTGTTAGCTCTGTAATGGCAGTAATACAGGGCATTATAAACATTGTGTACATTGTAGGAGTGAACCCAATGGCCCAAAGCTCATCCAGCGCGTACTACAACCCTATGATCATGATGTGTCAGAACCTCTATGGCAGCAGTGTGACTGGATCGGGGGCAGGCTTTCCATATAACCAGTACTTGTACCACTACTGCTACGTTGACCCTCAGgag GCAGTGGCAATGGTTTGTGGCTTCATGGTTGTTGTTGCTCTGGTTGTGGCGGCCTTCTTCTCCTATAAGACCAGAAGTACAATCTGGCACTATGGGAAACCAAACATCTACTGGGATCAACCACTAATGGCAGGAACAGAGGGCAGAGATGTGGAAGACTGG GTCAACCATGTTCAGGATGGACAGAGCGTACAAGAGGCATCCATGGTGTTTTCAGAGAAGATGGCTCCGGTTCTGGCTTCGGCCCCCAGTGTAGGATCCCTCCCCTTGAAGACTGGCAGTGTTTTCAGCTCAGAAACCTGCAACATCAACAG TTACCCTAACCGCCCTTTCAATCGCCCGTCTCACTCCACATCCCCATCTGGAGAAGTGAGCTCCAGCCCGTCCGACCAGACGGACACTGTCCGTAAACCCTCCGCCCACAGAGGCAAAAGAAGCAGGAGGAACCCTGAGCTTGACGAGTCCCAGTATGAAACTGAGTACACGACTGGAGGAGAGACCACTTATGATTTTGACGAGGATCTATGGACACG TTTATATCCAAAGATTACATCTGACGCCCAGCGACACGAGTATAAGAAAGAGTTTGACTCAGATCTCAGGGCCTACAAAGAGCTGTGTGCAGAAATGGATGACATCAGTGATCAGTTAAACAAGCTCAGCAGAGAGCTGGACACACTTGATGAAGGCACTTCCAAGTACCAT